A portion of the Drosophila innubila isolate TH190305 chromosome 3L unlocalized genomic scaffold, UK_Dinn_1.0 0_D_3L, whole genome shotgun sequence genome contains these proteins:
- the LOC117786978 gene encoding JNK-interacting protein 1 isoform X2 — MADSEFEEFHRPIFEPHAVSPFGKKKNTHAFYSLIPNDELDDSHSSKSDGSDQEDNIGEVKLQRQVEDDELGDGLKVTLSSDGSLDTNDSFNSHCHHPLNHQEAIGGFIGINGVAPGGGLGAGPVTIGATTELLTPTAAAATRRRRKLPEIPKNKKCGGNTPCTLADEFRIGGATAAGGGSLTASRSSQQRSFLSLKCGYLLDEDSSPDSERLQSLGDVDSGHSTAHSPNDFKSMSPQITSPVSQSPFPPPFGGVPFGQLEMLEATHRGLHKFVPRHHDEIELEIGDAIYVQKEAEDLWCEGVNLRTGRQGIFPSAYAVDLDYNEFDPTVQLVKKERYLLGYLGSVETLAHKGTGVVCQAVRKIVGEYGNSPTGQTCILEVSDQGLRMVDRSAPNNKKEKKPCIDYFYSLKNVSFCAFHPRDHRFIGFITKHPTVQRFACHVFKGSESTRPVAEAVGRAFQRFYQKFIETAYPIEDIYIE, encoded by the exons ATGGCCGACAGCGAATTCGAGGAATTCCACAGGCCCATTTTTGAGCCACATGCAGTGAGCCCATTTGGCAAGAAGAAAAACACACATGCATTTTACTC ACTCATACCCAACGATGAGCTGGATGACTCGCACTCCTCGAAAAGCGATGGCTCCGATCAGGAGGACAACATTGGGGAGGTCAAACTGCAGCGTCAGGTGGAGGATGATGAGCTGGGAGATGGGCTGAAGGTTACACTCTCCTCGGATGGTTCGCTGGACACAAATGATTCGTTCAACTCGCATTGTCATCATCCATTGAATCATCAGGAGGCCATTGGTGGCTTCATAGGCATCAATGGCGTGGCTCCAGGTGGTGGCCTTGGCGCTGGTCCAGTGACCATAGGTGCCACCACGGAGCTGTTGACACccacagcagctgctgccacaCGACGTCGCCGCAAGTTGCCCGAGataccaaaaaataagaaat GTGGTGGCAACACTCCCTGCACCCTGGCGGATGAGTTTCGCATTGGTGGGGCAACTGCAGCTGGCGGTGGCTCCTTGACAGCATCGCGTTCGAGTCAACAGCGCTCATTCCTTTCCCTCAAGTGTGGCTATCTGCTGGACGAGGACTCCAGTCCGGATTCGGAGCGACTGCAGAGTCTGGGCGATGTGGACAGCGGTCACAGCACGGCGCATTCGCCCAACGATTTCAAGAGCATGTCGCCACAGATCACATCCCCGGTCTCGCAGTCCCCCTTCCCGCCACCCTTTGGTGGTGTGCCCTTCGGTCAGCTGGAGATGCTGGAGGCTACACATCGTGGTCTGCACAAGTTTGTGCCACGGCATCATGATGAGATCGAGCTGGAGATTGGCGATGCCATCTATGTGCAAAAGGAGGCCGAGGATTTGTGGTGCGAGGGCGTCAACTTGCGTACGGGTCGCCAGGGCATATTTCCATCGGCCTATGCCGTTGATCTGGACTACAATGAGTTCGATCCGACGGTGCAGCTGGTCAAGAAGGAGCGCTACTTGCTGGGCTATCTGGGATCGGTGGAAACTCTGGCACATAAGGGCACTGGTGTCGTCTGCCAGGCGGTGCGTAAAATTGTGGGAGAATACGGGAATTCTCCGACTGGACAAACGTGCATTTTGGAGGTATCCGATCAAGGATTACGCATGGTCGATCGATCGGCACCAAAT AACAAAAAGGAGAAGAAACCCTGCATCGATTATTTCTACTCATTGAAGAATGTCTCGTTCTGCGCATTTCATCCACGGGATCATCGCTTCATTGGCTTCATCACAAAGCATCCGACAGTGCAACGTTTCGCCTGTCACGTCTTCAAGGGCTCCGAGTCCACACGACCCGTTGCCGAGGCTGTTGG ACGCGCCTTTCAACGATTCTATCAGAAATTTATAGAGACCGCTTATCCCATCGAGGACATCTACATTGAGTAG
- the LOC117786978 gene encoding JNK-interacting protein 1 isoform X1, with amino-acid sequence MADSEFEEFHRPIFEPHAVSPFGKKKNTHAFYSLIPNDELDDSHSSKSDGSDQEDNIGEVKLQRQVEDDELGDGLKVTLSSDGSLDTNDSFNSHCHHPLNHQEAIGGFIGINGVAPGGGLGAGPVTIGATTELLTPTAAAATRRRRKLPEIPKNKKSSILHILGGGNTPCTLADEFRIGGATAAGGGSLTASRSSQQRSFLSLKCGYLLDEDSSPDSERLQSLGDVDSGHSTAHSPNDFKSMSPQITSPVSQSPFPPPFGGVPFGQLEMLEATHRGLHKFVPRHHDEIELEIGDAIYVQKEAEDLWCEGVNLRTGRQGIFPSAYAVDLDYNEFDPTVQLVKKERYLLGYLGSVETLAHKGTGVVCQAVRKIVGEYGNSPTGQTCILEVSDQGLRMVDRSAPNNKKEKKPCIDYFYSLKNVSFCAFHPRDHRFIGFITKHPTVQRFACHVFKGSESTRPVAEAVGRAFQRFYQKFIETAYPIEDIYIE; translated from the exons ATGGCCGACAGCGAATTCGAGGAATTCCACAGGCCCATTTTTGAGCCACATGCAGTGAGCCCATTTGGCAAGAAGAAAAACACACATGCATTTTACTC ACTCATACCCAACGATGAGCTGGATGACTCGCACTCCTCGAAAAGCGATGGCTCCGATCAGGAGGACAACATTGGGGAGGTCAAACTGCAGCGTCAGGTGGAGGATGATGAGCTGGGAGATGGGCTGAAGGTTACACTCTCCTCGGATGGTTCGCTGGACACAAATGATTCGTTCAACTCGCATTGTCATCATCCATTGAATCATCAGGAGGCCATTGGTGGCTTCATAGGCATCAATGGCGTGGCTCCAGGTGGTGGCCTTGGCGCTGGTCCAGTGACCATAGGTGCCACCACGGAGCTGTTGACACccacagcagctgctgccacaCGACGTCGCCGCAAGTTGCCCGAGataccaaaaaataagaaat CTTCCATTCTTCATATTTTAGGTGGTGGCAACACTCCCTGCACCCTGGCGGATGAGTTTCGCATTGGTGGGGCAACTGCAGCTGGCGGTGGCTCCTTGACAGCATCGCGTTCGAGTCAACAGCGCTCATTCCTTTCCCTCAAGTGTGGCTATCTGCTGGACGAGGACTCCAGTCCGGATTCGGAGCGACTGCAGAGTCTGGGCGATGTGGACAGCGGTCACAGCACGGCGCATTCGCCCAACGATTTCAAGAGCATGTCGCCACAGATCACATCCCCGGTCTCGCAGTCCCCCTTCCCGCCACCCTTTGGTGGTGTGCCCTTCGGTCAGCTGGAGATGCTGGAGGCTACACATCGTGGTCTGCACAAGTTTGTGCCACGGCATCATGATGAGATCGAGCTGGAGATTGGCGATGCCATCTATGTGCAAAAGGAGGCCGAGGATTTGTGGTGCGAGGGCGTCAACTTGCGTACGGGTCGCCAGGGCATATTTCCATCGGCCTATGCCGTTGATCTGGACTACAATGAGTTCGATCCGACGGTGCAGCTGGTCAAGAAGGAGCGCTACTTGCTGGGCTATCTGGGATCGGTGGAAACTCTGGCACATAAGGGCACTGGTGTCGTCTGCCAGGCGGTGCGTAAAATTGTGGGAGAATACGGGAATTCTCCGACTGGACAAACGTGCATTTTGGAGGTATCCGATCAAGGATTACGCATGGTCGATCGATCGGCACCAAAT AACAAAAAGGAGAAGAAACCCTGCATCGATTATTTCTACTCATTGAAGAATGTCTCGTTCTGCGCATTTCATCCACGGGATCATCGCTTCATTGGCTTCATCACAAAGCATCCGACAGTGCAACGTTTCGCCTGTCACGTCTTCAAGGGCTCCGAGTCCACACGACCCGTTGCCGAGGCTGTTGG ACGCGCCTTTCAACGATTCTATCAGAAATTTATAGAGACCGCTTATCCCATCGAGGACATCTACATTGAGTAG
- the LOC117788434 gene encoding uncharacterized protein LOC117788434 encodes MISHTVRVFKLMYIVAGILISNEEICDTVDRIQIAPRVEMKPELEQRGQRDLILAKADGSPGSKRRRKVSVTGLAGGMVRGVTSQVTSRMSNRISWLHKVPLVIEQWRALALSFTIWTIPNILMDCTSSYIRKKFFINSDCDMIYK; translated from the exons ATGATTTCCCATACAgtgag AGTCTTCAAGCTGATGTATATCGTGGCTGGCATACTGATTAGCAATGAGGAAATCTGCGATACTGTCGATCGCATACAAATCGCGCCACGCGTCGAGATGAAACCAGAGCTGGAACAACGGGGACAACGTGATCTAATCCTGGCCAAGGCGGACGGATCACCCGGCTCGAAGCGACGACGTAAAGTGAGTGTCACGGGATTAGCCGGTGGCATGGTGCGCGGTGTGACCAGCCAGGTGACCAGTCGGATGAGCAATCGCATCAGTTGGCTCCACAAAGTGCCATTGGTCATCGAGCAGTGGAGAGCGTTGGCTTTGAGCTTTACGATCTGGACCATACCCAACATTTTGATGGACTGCACGTCCAGTTACATTCGAAAGAAGTTCTTTATAAACAGCGACTGTGATATGATCTATAAATAA
- the LOC117788433 gene encoding tryptophan 5-hydroxylase 1 — MSASGKSLLGLWLYRSGEQEWSVKQGSPLHTLKKDSSSSSPSVSSHASLSRHASAPSDNIILFSPKKQDRSEVPRLPLGGTAVDAVRQHSPGERISILFTLKNQVGNLARALQVFQELGINVLHLELSPLEMSTNQADVLVDVECDPRRLDQVVKMLNREVASVNYTSVNAHSLARAPSLSACSSFDFGDMVWFPRKISDLDQAQNVLMYGSELDADHPGFKDPVYRKRREQFSAIANNFKHGNPIPRVQYTPEEVKTWGTVFVELHRLYQLHAVPEYMENWPDLVKFCGYREDNLPQLQDVSSYLKRKTGFQLRPVAGYLSPRDFLSGLAFRVFHCTQYIRHSSDPFYTPEPDCCHELLGHMPLLANSSFAQFSQEIGLASLGACDADIEKLATLYFFTVEFGLCKQSDSSFKVYGAGLLSSIAELQHAITAKDKIKKFDPELTCKEECIITSYQNAYYYTDSFEEAKEQMRAFAESIQRPFGVRYNPYTSSVEVLSNAQKITAVVSELKGDLSIVCAALRKISATDENLDVDSIANMLHNSLNVRAAGGNANSPDTSENFIAEGD, encoded by the exons ATGAGTGCATCGGGCAAAAGTCTACTTGGACTGTGGCTATATCGCAGCGGGGAGCAGGAATGGTCCGTCAAGCAGGGCAGTCCACTGCACACGCTCAAGAAGGATTCGTCATCATCCTCGCCGTCGGTCTCGTCGCATGCAAGTCTCTCTCGACATGCCTCTGCGCCCAGTGACAACATTATATTGTTTTCACCCAAAAAGCAGGATCGCTCGGAGGTGCCGCGTCTGCCGCTCGGTGGCACAGCTGTGGATGCAGTGCGTCAGCATTCGCCGGGCGAACGCATCTCCATTTTGTTCACGCTGAAGAATCAAGTTGGCAATTTGGCACGAGCCTTGCAGGTCTTCCAGGAGCTGGGCATTAATGTTCTGCACTTGGAGCTGTCACCGCTGGAGATGTCCACCAATCAGGCCGATGTCCTGGTCGATGTTGAATGCGATCCCCGTCGCTTGGATCAGGTCGTCAAGATGCTCAATCGCGAAGTCGCCTCGGTCAACTATACGTCCGTGAATGCGCACAGCTTGGCCCGGGCCCCATCCCTCTCCGCCTGCTCCAGTTTTG ACTTTGGCGACATGGTTTGGTTTCCGCGCAAGATATCCGACTTGGACCAGGCACAGAATGTGCTTATGTATGGCTCTGAACTGGATGCTGATCATCCTGGCTTCAAGGATCCCGTTTATCGCAAGCGACGTGAACAATTCTCGGCTATAGCCAACAATTTCAAGCA TGGCAATCCCATTCCTCGAGTGCAATACACACCGGAGGAGGTAAAAACTTG GGGCACCGTTTTCGTGGAGCTGCATCGTCTCTATCAGTTGCATGCGGTGCCGGAGTATATGGAGAACTGGCCAGATCTGGTCAAGTTTTGTGGCTATCGTGAGGATAACTTGCCACAGCTGCAGGATGTCAGCAGTTATCTGAAACGCAAGACGGGCTTTCAACTTCGTCCTGTGGCTGGTTACCTATCGCCAAGGGATTTCCTCTCCGGCTTGGCCTTCAGGGTTTTCCATTGCACGCAGTACATCAGGCACTCCTCGGATCCCTTCTACACCCCCGAACC TGATTGCTGTCATGAACTCTTGGGCCATATGCCGCTGTTGGCCAACTCGAGTTTTGCCCAGTTCTCACAGGAGATTGGCTTGGCCTCCTTGGGCGCCTGTGATGCGGACATTGAAAAGCTGGCCACT cTATACTTCTTCACTGTGGAGTTTGGTCTCTGCAAGCAATCGGACAGCAGCTTTAAGGTCTATGGTGCAGGTTTATTGAGCTCCATAGCCGAGTTGCAACATGCCATAACCGCAAAGGATAAGATCAAGAAATTTGATCCAGAGTTGACCTGCAAGGAGGAGTGCATTATCACATCCTATCAGAATGCCTACTACTATACGGATTCCTTTGAAGAGGCCAAGGAGCAAATGCG CGCCTTTGCGGAGAGCATACAACGTCCCTTTGGAGTGCGCTACAATCCTTATACGAGCAGCGTTGAGGTCCTGTCGAATGCACAGAAGATAACCGCAGTTGTCAGCGAGTTGAAGGGAGATCTGAGCATTGTTTGCGCCGCATTGCGCAAGATCTCGGCAACGGATGAGAATCTGGATGTGGACAGCATAGCGAACATGTTGCACAATAGTCTCAATGTGCGTGCCGCTGGTGGCAATGCCAATAGTCCGGATACCTCTGAGAACTTTATAGCCGAAGGCGATTAG